A stretch of the Ornithodoros turicata isolate Travis chromosome 4, ASM3712646v1, whole genome shotgun sequence genome encodes the following:
- the LOC135391047 gene encoding kelch-like ECH-associated protein 1 isoform X6: MSANSCPPPTCFRFLEHQLEPSNCIGIADFALQHGMMGLYSLASCFIEQHFPSVSRLEEFLSLPYGRLVTLLRKDELYVRCESEVFDAVVRWALHDEENRRMHLEPVLQAVRCHFLAPHFLQEQLRSCAIVRSHQRCCDYLSKVVQDLTVHRKYSCCHERCPSVPCVLYVAGGYLQRSLGAAECYSAATESWTVLPDLPIGRSGLASAFLAGRFYVAGGRVLRPPRELGDDTSAVHCYDPAQNEWIECKPMGVPRHRLAMGVLDGRLYAVAGSHGKDCLRSAERKVCRRRGHNGKQVDRTSAPITRYVPTSPRERCQWISSLPLTTSGGMTIFGPLTQHVGTVCDVFFSGPQITLDVSDFRACSVLHLHVQPLKGMDHAFNSGFLSSKFPFRYDHEKDAWSPVASLMHPRFGLGVAVVRRLLYAIGGCNGSYKLSTVECYNPETDCWSTLTPMKIARSGAGVVSLGNRIYVIGGFDGRGQVNIVECYHTETDTWEMVAPLKTKRSALSAAVLDGKIYALGGFDGQEYLSSVEVYDPENDTWSTAPQMPTCKSGHASASSRAPCIAHGIT, translated from the exons ATGTCTGCCAACTCTTGCCCGCCGCCAACATGCTTCAG ATTTTTGGAACACCAACTGGAACCTTCCAACTGTATTGGGATTGCAGACTTCGCCCTGCAACATGGCATGATGGGTCTCTATTCTCTTGCAAGCTGTTTCATCGAGCAACACTTTCCCAGT GTGAGTAGACTGGAAGAGTTCCTGTCGCTGCCTTACGGACGTCTGGTGACGTTGCTGCGCAAAGACGAGCTGTACGTCCGCTGCGAGTCCGAAGTGTTCGACGCCGTGGTGCGGTGGGCGCTACACGACGAAGAGAACAGGCGCATGCACCTGGAACCGGTGCTGCAAGCCGTTCGATGCCACTTCTTGGCGCCACACTTTTTACAGGAGCAACTGCGAAGCTGCGCGATCGTCCGCAGTCATCAACGCTGCTGCGATTATCTCTCCAAAGTAGTGCAG GACCTCACCGTCCATCGCAAGTACAGCTGCTGTCACGAGCGGTGTCCTAGTGTTCCTTGTGTCCTGTACGTTGCTGGTGGCTACCTACAGCGTTCCTTAGGCGCTGCAGAATGCTACAGCGCCGCTACAGAATCCTGGACTGTCCTACCCGACTTGCCCATAG GTCGAAGTGGACTAGCGTCTGCTTTTCTTGCTGGACGATTCTACGTTGCTGGAGGTCGCGTGCTTCGCCCGCCGCGTGAATTGGGCGACGACACTTCCGCGGTTCACTGTTACGACCCTGCGCAGAATGAATGGATCGAGTGCAAGCCCATGGGTGTTCCCAGGCATCGGCTCGCCATGGGAGTGCTGGATGGCAGGCTGTATGCCGTTGCGGGATCACACGGCAAAGACTGTCTGCGGAGCGCAGAGAG GAAGGTTTGCCGAAGAAGAGGACACAACGGAAAGCAAGTAGACAGGACGAGCGCTCCTATAACTCGATATGTACCAACTAGTCCAAGAGAGCGTTGTCAATGGATTTCTTCTTTGCCGTTAACCACAAGCGGCGGTATGACCATATTTGGTCCTCTCACACAACACGTAGGCACAGTGTGTGACGTATTCTTCAGTGGCCCACAAATAACTCTTGACGTATCAGACTTCAGAGCCTGCTCTGTCCTTCACTTACATGTGCAGCCCTTGAAGGGAATGGACCACGCATTCAACAGCGGCTTTCTGAGTTCTAAGTTTCCCTTCAGGTACGATCACGAAAAAGATGCATGGTCCCCCGTAGCAAGCTTGATGCATCCCAGATTTGGTCTAGGCGTGGCCGTTGTCCGGAGACTGCTGTATGCTATTGGAGGCTGCAATGGGTCTTACAAGTTGAGCACCGTCGAGTGCTACAACCCAGAGACGGACTGCTGGTCAACGCTTACTCCTATGAAGATCGCAAGAAGCGGCGCTG GAGTCGTGTCGCTTGGCAACCGCATCTATGTCATTGGAGGCTTCGATGGACGAGGGCAAGTGAACATCGTTGAATGCTACCATACGGAGACAGACACATGGGAAATGGTAGCACCTCTCAAGACAAAACGCAGCGCCCTCAGTGCAGCAGTTCTTGACGGCAAGATCTACGCTTTGG GGGGCTTCGATGGCCAGGAGTACTTGTCAAGCGTTGAAGTATACGACCCTGAAAACGATACCTGGTCTACTGCTCCGCAAATGCCCACGTGCAAGAGTGGCCATGCTTCCGCCAGCTCAAGAGCACCCTGCATCGCTCATGGCATCACATAA